A single genomic interval of candidate division TA06 bacterium harbors:
- a CDS encoding FecR domain-containing protein, with the protein MMINNTCKKTVSLAVIILQMLWLAAPALAEYKPSSAKINYMKGQVEVQKSQGITWAKAEIKMKLEAGDKISTEDGAEAEIVLDDGSVLKMKDKSLLLIQRMEKQKKPSVSVVNSFKVRTGKVLGCVRKMSSLDSKFLVETPTAVAGIRGTVFGIYVEGDSTELDVLKGEVGIKGEAGEEVMVGEKMTTTVSKGDSARHPVAMTAAKISFMLMWAGAAIKLGSMGAATATAWYASTAAIVTGATAVVAGSVAAIIIANSGDEETPATPAKTIPGPPGWPQ; encoded by the coding sequence ATGATGATCAACAATACCTGCAAAAAAACCGTCAGCTTAGCTGTCATAATACTGCAAATGCTTTGGCTGGCTGCTCCGGCTCTGGCCGAATACAAACCCTCCTCGGCCAAGATCAATTATATGAAGGGGCAGGTGGAGGTCCAAAAATCCCAGGGTATTACTTGGGCCAAGGCGGAGATAAAAATGAAACTGGAAGCCGGAGACAAGATCTCCACCGAGGACGGGGCCGAGGCCGAGATCGTGCTGGATGACGGCAGCGTGCTGAAGATGAAGGACAAGAGTCTGCTTCTTATCCAGCGGATGGAGAAGCAGAAGAAGCCTTCGGTCAGCGTGGTCAATTCGTTCAAGGTCCGGACCGGAAAGGTGCTGGGGTGCGTCCGCAAGATGAGCTCCCTGGATTCCAAGTTCCTGGTGGAAACGCCCACCGCTGTGGCCGGGATCCGGGGAACGGTGTTCGGAATCTATGTGGAGGGCGATTCCACCGAGCTGGACGTGCTTAAGGGCGAGGTGGGGATCAAGGGAGAGGCCGGGGAAGAAGTTATGGTGGGCGAGAAGATGACCACCACCGTAAGCAAGGGCGACTCGGCCCGCCACCCGGTGGCCATGACAGCCGCCAAGATATCATTTATGCTGATGTGGGCTGGAGCGGCCATTAAGCTGGGGTCGATGGGCGCCGCCACCGCCACCGCCTGGTACGCATCTACCGCGGCTATAGTCACCGGGGCCACTGCGGTGGTGGCCGGATCTGTGGCGGCCATAATAATCGCCAACAGCGGGGATGAAGAGACGCCGGCCACCCCGGCCAAGACCATTCCCGGGCCGCCGGGCTGGCCGCAGTAA